A part of Aegilops tauschii subsp. strangulata cultivar AL8/78 chromosome 2, Aet v6.0, whole genome shotgun sequence genomic DNA contains:
- the LOC109753279 gene encoding uncharacterized protein — MEADAASSLNPPAPEEASQEDPSPARFSSTGAAAPATTVTSPGAREVAAAMEAVERDAAAIAESYASLFASLRITLSNVTSTSADNMECLGEVVGRLQESALEASSRGNKYIHSCLRLNEEMRGLESLSMQLKIMRKIVDSLDLAVDRLLHLP; from the exons ATGGAAGCCGACGCCGCCTCCTCGCTCAACCCCCCGGCGCCAGAGGAAGCCTCACAAGAGGATCCCTCGCCAGCGCGCTTCTCCTCCACCGGCGCGGCTGCCCCCGCGACCACGGTGACGTCTCCCGGGGCaagggaggtggcggcggcgatggagGCAGTGGAGCGAgacgccgccgccatcgccgagAGCTACGCCTCCCTATTCGCCTCCCTCCGCATCACACTTTCCAAC GTTACCTCGACGTCAGCCGATAACATGGAGTGCTTGGGCGAAGTTGTAGGCCGCCTCCAGGAGTCAG CACTTGAAGCGTCTTCCAGAGGCAATAAGTACATCCATTCATGCCTGAG GTTAAATGAGGAAATGCGAGGCTTGGAAAGCCTAAGTATGCAGCT AAAGATTATGCGGAAGATCGTTGATTCACTAGATTTGGCTGTTGATCGGCTGCTCCACCTCCCGTAG